Below is a genomic region from Gemmatimonadota bacterium.
AATAGGAGACGTTTGGCAATTGCCATGTCATCCCCCTCAGGCAGCAAACGCGCGTTTGATTTTGGCGACAGCTGTTAAAATATCGTCCATGTCTTCCCGTTCTCCCAATAGCATATTTTGCAAGAACCAGACACTGGAGGCGCATATTGCTTCCACATGCGGACACGGCAAACGGCGAATCAGGTGTGGATGTCGGTCCATCACGGTTTTGAGGCCACCTTCATCGGTTAAGGGCCGCTGGTAGCCAGGTGTGCAGGGAATACCTTCGGCCTGTAAGGCCGCGATAAATTCACCGCGGTTTTTCCCTCCGAATGCCTCGCTGTTGTAGCGCATCATATAGAGGTGATAGCCGTGCTGCGTGACCCAGGGATGCCATCGCGGTGGTTCCAATCCGCCAATTTCGTCCAGACCCTTGCTGAGATAAGCTGCATTTTTATTGCGCAAATCGATTTGAGGTTCGAGTTTTGGCAGTCGTTTTAACAGGATGCCTGCCAGATACTCAGAGGTGCGATAATTCCAGCCCAGACGGGGATATTCCCATCGCTCACCTCCAGGTCGTCGCCCCACATCACGGAATGCCCATGCCCGGTCTCTGAGGTCTCGATCATTGGTGAGAAGACACCCGCCTTCGCCCGAGGTCAAGTTTTTGCTCGACTGAAAGCTGAATGCACCCACATGGCCCAAAGAACCCACTTTGCGGCCTTTGTGCTCGGCGCCGTGTGCCTGAGCGCAGTCTTCGATAACTTTGAGATTGTGCTTACTTGCAATATCATTGATTGCATCCATGTCCGCCGGGTGTCCCCCCAGGTGAACGGGAAGGAGCGCGACTGTCTGGTCTGTGATGGCAGCTTCGACAGCTTCGGGCGACATGGTAAAACTCACGGGATCAATATCGACCAGAGCCAGAGAGCACCGCACCGAAAGGGGCGCGCTTGCAGTGGCAATAAACGTGTAGTTGGGAATGATGACTTCGCCGCCATCGACGAGGCCGTCGAGGTCGAGCGCGGCGGATAATCCGGCCGC
It encodes:
- a CDS encoding DegT/DnrJ/EryC1/StrS family aminotransferase → MSETLAIDGGVPVRDTKASHWPTWPDNTEREWEEEIVPILKEVYLGHTEGLPAPVGHRFGQAFAAYCDAAYGVMMPSGTTSIAAGLSAALDLDGLVDGGEVIIPNYTFIATASAPLSVRCSLALVDIDPVSFTMSPEAVEAAITDQTVALLPVHLGGHPADMDAINDIASKHNLKVIEDCAQAHGAEHKGRKVGSLGHVGAFSFQSSKNLTSGEGGCLLTNDRDLRDRAWAFRDVGRRPGGERWEYPRLGWNYRTSEYLAGILLKRLPKLEPQIDLRNKNAAYLSKGLDEIGGLEPPRWHPWVTQHGYHLYMMRYNSEAFGGKNRGEFIAALQAEGIPCTPGYQRPLTDEGGLKTVMDRHPHLIRRLPCPHVEAICASSVWFLQNMLLGEREDMDDILTAVAKIKRAFAA